One Candidatus Nitrospira nitrificans DNA segment encodes these proteins:
- the ilvD gene encoding dihydroxy-acid dehydratase translates to MQKAVKLQSHDLLVGAGRAPARAMLKAVGFTDDDLSKPLVGVANTWIEVMPCNFHLRRLSERVKAGIRAAGGTPIEYNTIAVSDGISMGTEGMKASLISREVIADSIELVARGHLFDAVVALSGCDKTIPGTVMALARLNLPSLMLYGGSIMPGQFQGHDVTIQDVFEAVGKHASGKMTDAELKDLEDHACPGPGACGGQFTANTMAIAFEFLGISPMGRNGVPAMDGRKDDVAFECGKMVMELVKQNLRPRQIITRRSLENAIAAVATTGGSTNAVLHLLAIARESGIKLSIDDFDKINRKVPLLADLKPGGRFAAADLYAAGGTTLVANRLLEAGLLHGNQPTVTGRTIGEEASHARETPGQQVLRPLAHPIKATGGLVILKGNLAPDGCVVKVAGHSMTKFQGRAKVYDREEDAFVAVKAGQIEPGDVVVIRYEGPSGGPGMREMLGVTAAIVGAGLGDSVALLTDGRFSGATHGLMAGHVAPEAAKRGPIAAVKNGDTITFDVLKRRLDVALSQREIAARLKKVKLPVPRYTSGVMGKYARHVSSASEGAITS, encoded by the coding sequence ATGCAGAAAGCAGTGAAGCTACAGAGTCATGATCTTTTGGTTGGGGCCGGCCGTGCGCCGGCCAGAGCCATGTTAAAAGCCGTGGGTTTTACGGATGACGACCTGTCGAAGCCCCTCGTTGGCGTGGCCAATACCTGGATCGAGGTCATGCCGTGCAATTTTCACTTACGGCGGCTTTCTGAGCGAGTGAAGGCCGGGATACGAGCGGCCGGCGGGACTCCGATCGAATACAACACCATCGCGGTGTCCGATGGGATCTCGATGGGAACCGAAGGGATGAAAGCGTCCTTGATCAGCCGCGAGGTCATCGCGGATTCGATCGAGCTCGTCGCCCGCGGGCACTTGTTTGACGCTGTCGTCGCCCTGTCTGGTTGTGACAAAACCATCCCCGGAACCGTCATGGCTCTCGCTCGGTTGAACCTGCCGTCGCTCATGTTGTACGGCGGCTCGATCATGCCGGGACAGTTTCAAGGACATGATGTGACCATTCAGGATGTCTTTGAAGCCGTCGGCAAACATGCGTCAGGAAAAATGACCGATGCCGAGCTGAAGGACTTGGAAGACCACGCGTGCCCGGGGCCTGGGGCCTGTGGCGGTCAGTTCACCGCCAATACGATGGCCATTGCCTTTGAATTCCTCGGCATTTCCCCGATGGGTCGCAACGGAGTGCCCGCCATGGACGGACGCAAAGACGATGTCGCCTTTGAGTGCGGCAAGATGGTGATGGAGCTCGTGAAGCAGAATCTACGCCCTCGCCAGATTATTACTCGAAGATCCTTGGAGAACGCCATCGCCGCCGTTGCCACGACCGGAGGCTCGACGAATGCCGTCCTGCATCTCCTCGCCATCGCCCGTGAGTCAGGGATCAAGCTGAGCATCGACGACTTCGACAAGATCAATCGCAAAGTCCCCTTGCTGGCCGACCTCAAGCCAGGGGGTCGCTTTGCTGCCGCCGATCTGTATGCGGCAGGCGGCACAACTCTGGTGGCCAATCGATTGCTCGAGGCCGGGCTCCTCCATGGGAATCAGCCCACTGTCACCGGTCGAACAATCGGTGAAGAGGCATCACACGCTCGTGAAACACCGGGACAGCAAGTCTTGCGTCCCCTCGCCCATCCCATCAAAGCGACAGGCGGCCTTGTCATTCTGAAGGGCAATTTGGCGCCGGACGGGTGCGTGGTGAAAGTCGCCGGGCATTCGATGACCAAGTTCCAGGGACGGGCAAAGGTCTATGATCGGGAGGAGGATGCCTTTGTGGCGGTCAAAGCCGGGCAGATCGAGCCCGGTGATGTCGTCGTCATTCGGTATGAAGGTCCGTCCGGAGGACCAGGCATGCGCGAGATGTTGGGCGTGACGGCTGCCATCGTGGGCGCCGGCCTTGGTGATTCCGTGGCCTTACTCACCGATGGCCGTTTCTCAGGAGCGACTCATGGATTGATGGCCGGGCACGTCGCCCCTGAAGCCGCGAAGAGAGGGCCGATCGCGGCAGTCAAGAATGGCGACACGATTACCTTCGATGTTCTCAAACGCCGTTTGGATGTGGCCCTCTCGCAGCGAGAAATCGCCGCTCGGCTGAAGAAGGTCAAACTCCCAGTGCCACGCTACACTTCAGGCGTGATGGGGAAATATGCCAGACACGTCTCGTCCGCCTCGGAAGGCGCCATCACGAGCTGA
- a CDS encoding Spy/CpxP family protein refolding chaperone, which yields MISLTKTTAAFVVASACLLTVDMPSLWANDPSYGHAGGGHGGAHGYGKGMMHSGTGHLIRHLLKHDKDIGLTADQVAKLKDIQLNLDKARIKAEADIQITERELKALTDNEQTDLAAIETKLRQSEDLQVGLRMTSIKTRREVMSLLTPEQRAKEQSEHTKMMGQPKGHGTPHGGAMPYGTNPHGASPHGANPHGKNPHEAAPPTPPSNMSAQ from the coding sequence GTCTGTTGACAGTGGACATGCCTAGTCTGTGGGCCAATGATCCGAGCTATGGTCATGCTGGAGGCGGTCACGGCGGTGCTCATGGTTATGGCAAGGGAATGATGCATAGCGGGACCGGCCACCTGATCCGACATCTGCTCAAGCACGACAAGGACATTGGGCTTACGGCGGATCAGGTCGCCAAACTGAAAGACATCCAGCTCAATCTTGACAAAGCACGGATCAAGGCCGAAGCCGACATCCAAATCACAGAGCGTGAACTCAAGGCGCTGACCGACAATGAACAGACCGATCTCGCCGCGATCGAAACCAAGCTGAGACAAAGTGAAGATCTGCAAGTCGGGCTGCGGATGACATCCATCAAGACCCGTCGCGAGGTGATGAGTTTGCTGACTCCGGAACAACGAGCGAAGGAACAGTCCGAGCACACCAAGATGATGGGTCAGCCCAAGGGCCATGGCACCCCCCATGGAGGCGCGATGCCGTACGGCACGAATCCGCATGGTGCCTCTCCTCACGGGGCCAACCCGCACGGCAAGAATCCCCATGAAGCCGCGCCCCCAACTCCACCCAGCAACATGTCAGCGCAGTAA